A stretch of the Aphis gossypii isolate Hap1 chromosome 2, ASM2018417v2, whole genome shotgun sequence genome encodes the following:
- the LOC114121877 gene encoding SUMO-conjugating enzyme UBC9-B, with amino-acid sequence MSGIAITRLSEERKGWRKDHPFGFVAKPGKNPDGSLNLMVWECYIPGRKNTAWENGMYFLRMIFKDDYPSSPPKCKFEPPLFHPNVYPSGTVCLSLLDEEKDWRPAITIKQILLGIQDLLNEPNIKDPAQAEAYTIYCQNRVEYDKRVRAQAKAMSRPE; translated from the exons ATGTCTGGTATTGCAATAACTCGATTGTCGGAGGAACGTAAAGGATGGAGGAAAGATCATCCATTT ggTTTTGTTGCTAAACCAGGCAAAAATCCAGATGGTTCATTGAACCTCATGGTTTGGGAATGCTATATACCTGGCAGAAAGaat actgCATGGGAAAATGGAATGTACTTTTTACGTATGATCTTCAAAGATGATTATCCATCCAGTCCACCTAAGTGCAAATTTGAGCCACCATTGTTCCACCCTAATGTGTATCCGTCTG gtacGGTGTGCTTATCATTATTGGATGAAGAAAAAGATTGGCGTCCAGCTATTACTATTAAGCAGATATTGTTGGGAATACAAGACCTTTTGAATGAGCCCAATATCAAAGATCCTGCCCAGGCAGAAGCCTACACTATTTATtg ccaAAATCGTGTTGAATATGACAAACGTGTCCGAGCACAAGCTAAAGCGATGTCCAGACCTGAATAA